GGCCTCGTGCTCGGCTTCCTGCTCAAGTTCAAACAGATCTGCAATCACCCCAGCCATTGGAACGGCGATGGCGCGTGGCACCCTGAGGACAGCGGCAAATTCACCCGCCTCGCGGAGATTTGCAGCGAACTCGCCGAACGCCGCGAACGCGCGCTCATCTTCACGCAGTTTGCGGAAACCTGCGATCCGCTCGCCCGCTTCCTCGCCACCGTGTTTGGCCGCGAAGGTCTCATCCTGCATGGCGGCACCAGCGTGAAGAAGCGCCCCGAGCTTGTCGAGTCCTTCCAGCAGCCCGGCGGCCCGCCCTTCATGGTCATCAGCGTCAAAGCCGGCGGCACCGGCCTCAACCTCACTGCCGCCAGCCACGTCATCCACTTCGACCGCTGGTGGAACCCCGCCGTCGAAAACCAGGCCACCGACCGCGCCTTCCGCATCGGCCAAAAGAAAAACGTCTTCGTCCACAAATTCGTCTGCCAGGGCACCATTGAGGAGCGCATTGATGCGTTGATCGAGGAGAAGATGCGTCTGGCGAATGATCTGATCAGCGATGACGGCAGCGCGGAGTCTCTGCTGACCAATATGAGCGCCGATGAACTGATCAGCTTCGTTTCGCTGGATGTGAACGCGGTCATCGTGTAAACCGCCGCTCATGTCCTGGGACTACGAAGAGGCGCAGGAGCGCAAAGACCGGCTGGAGCAAGAAATCGCGAAGCGGGTGAAGCGTGGCGAGCGCTTGGAGGCGCTGGCGGTGCCGTCGGGGTCGAAGAAGCTGTGCGCGACGTTCTGGGGGCAGGCGTGGTGCCGTAATCTGGAATCGTATCAGGTTTATGAGTCGCGCTTGCCGCGTGGGCGGAGTTATTTGCGTCAGGGCAAGGTGTACAATCTGGAGATCGAGCCAGGCAAGGTGTGTGCCGAGGTGGCGGGGGCGGAGCTGTATGAGACGAGCGTGATCATTCAGCCGCTGGATGCTGAGTGCTGGCAGGAGATTGTGCGCAAAGCCGCCGGGCAGGTGGGCTCGATGCTGGACCTGCTGGCCGGGAAGCTCGGTGATGGCCTGATGAAGATGCTCACCGATCGAGAGGACGGTTTATTCCCGAAACCGAAGGAGATTCGCTTCAACTGCTCATGCCCCGACTTTGCCGATATGTGCAAGCATGTGTCCGCCGTGCTCTATGGCGTGGGCGTGTTGTTGGACACGAAGCCGGAACTATTGTTTACCTTGCGCGGGGTGGATCAAGCGGACCTGCTCTCGAATGCGAGCAACGCCACGATCACCGATTTGTCCGCCAATGCGGGTGATCTGGCTGGAGCTGATCTGTCGGCTTTGTTTGGCATCAATCTGGCTGCGGTGGAGCAGCCTGCGGAAAAATGAATGAAGGCCTTCACTTGTCTGCCACCCAGAGCCTGACGATGCCTGTGGGTTGGAATTTTTCGCTGCTGGCAGCCAGTTCGAGCGTCACCTGAGTCTGGCGGCCATTTTTGCCGAGCAGAGTGACTTTGCCGGAGATGGGATCGGCGGTGGGCTTGCGATCAATGCCAGCGGGCGCGATGCGGACACTGGTGCCCTGCTTGAGGCGTTTGATCTGCTCCTCGCCTTCGTTGAACAGCGTGAGGACGAGTTTGGTGCCGCTGGATTCATCGACGTAGCCCGGTGCGCCTTCTTCGAGAATGCGTTTGGCGTGAACGGCCTTCTGCTCGGTTTGGAATTTGAGCAGGCTGTCGTCATCGAGGAAGATCTCCCAGGCCATGCGGGTTTTGCCTTTGCCGATGCCTTGGGTCTTGGTGCGCAGTTTGTCGCCAATTTTAACGTCGCTGAACTTGGCAGGCAGGCCGGCTTTCCAGTAGCGGGTGTCCTTATCGGTTTCGATGAGGATGTTTTTCTCGCGCAAGAAGCTCTGGTCGAAGTTCGCCCAGGTGCAGGTGAGTTTGCCGGCAGCGGCGTCGATTTGGTCCACATAGAAGTATTCTTTGTGGCCGTTCATCATGTTCATCTCGTCCTGGATGTAGGTGAGCCACACCCACTCGCCCTTGTCGTTTTCATGCAGGCGGAAGATCGCTCGTTCGCCGACGCGGAAGTCCTGCAAATCGCCCAGCGTCGCGTGATGCAGCAGCTCGGCGTAGGGCATGACGGTGAAGCTGACGACCTCGTCGTTGCTCTCGCGACGGAATTTGCCGGTGCGCGTGGCGAGATCGAGGCTGATCAGCTCGCCCCATGGCCGCTGCATGCGGTCGAATGGGATGATGACTTTGCCGGGAGTGATTTTGAGCGCGGGTTTGGCTGGCGGTGTGTCAGCGGCGGGGCAAACGGCGGAGAAGATGATGAGAGTCGCAAAAAGAAGCTTCATGGCGATGAGTGGAGATAGATTATTCCCGGCCGAAAAACTCCTCTTCCTTCGGGAGAGCATTCACTTTCCAGGTCGGGGGATAGAAGCGGACGATGCGCTTCGGGCGATAACCTTCGAGCATCATGTCCATCTTCAGTTTGATCTGCACGCCGCTGGAGCCGAGCTCGACGGGGATCTTTTTCACTTCGAGGATGCCGCCGCGTTTGCGGTCGTTGACCGGATCGTAGGCCATCAATGAATCGCGTGCGACAGCGAGACCTCCTTGCGGCTCGACAGGTGGCGGGCTGCCGTCTTTCGGCGGCGGAGCGTTCGGATCTTTAATCGCGACTTCATCGAAGAGCTTCGGATCAACATTGCCGAAGAAGGTGATGGTGACGAATTGCTGCTCGTCATCGACCGATGTGACCCAGCCGGGCAGGCCGCGCTCGCGGACGTGATTGCGATGGCGTTCGAGTTGCTGCGCGGTGGCGAGCGCCCGGGCCGTTTCATCGAGCCACACGTCGGTGATGCGTCCGGGACCGTAGAGCGTGACCCAGGTGAGGTTGAACAGCACCTGCTGGCCCGGTTTGAGCGCCTTGATGTCGGCGAAACCTTTCCCCTCGAAAATGCGCGTGCTGCTAAGCAGGTCGAAAATCTTCGGTGGTTCGCCCGGCAGCGATGCGGTGAGCTTCATCGTGGTCAGATCGACGGTTTCGATCTTCCAAAGCTGCTTTTGCCGCGCGTGGCGCGTGAACTCGTCCTCCAGCCGGAAACAATGGCGGAAGTCGAACTCGGGCGTCTTGCGCCGATACCACGTTTCCATGGGCGGATCTTCGTCGTTCGGGCCTTTGAGGTAAAACAGCCCGTGCAGATGCGTGCCGAGCGGGATGTCTTGAATCGCCGCCGGAGCGCCGTGATACCAGATCGAGCCATACGGCAGCATCACGCTAGGCAGCGGCAGGTCCCACATCCCGCGATCCTGGCTGTCATTCCGATCCACCCGAATCTGAAACCGCCGCTCAATGTGATCGACACGAATGAGTTCGCCCGAGACGGCGTGTGCAGAACCCTCCGGCGGGAACTGGCCTTCGAGGAGTTGGAACCAGTCAGGTTTGGCGTTCGGGTCTTTCGAGTTCTTCTTCTCGTTGGGATTCACCGGGCCATCGGCATCGGTGCGGAACTTGGGTTTGTCCTCAGCGTGGAGGATTGCGGTGAGAAAGCAGAGAGCGTAGAGGAAGCGCATGGAAAGAAATAGAGAGGCAAGGAGTGCGGTTCCATGACGGCGGAATCGGTGACTAACGCGATTGCATGGAAGGTGTTTAATCTGTTTTGAGGTATTCTTGATCAAACCAAACATCGACATAGGAACCGTCTGTTATAAATGCCCACCCCGGTGGCAAGGCGAGGAAGGGAATAGCAACAGAGCAGTAATCGTTAATATGCTCGAAGCAGAGAGCTTGAAAAAATCTACAGCATCAGACCGCTCACCCGCCCAAAGATACCAACCGTTTGTTCCTTGCTCAGGAAGATGCCGGACGCCGTAGATGGGATTATTCGTCAGTGAGCTAATCGCGACTCCCATCCGAGAGTCAGGTGAAGGTGGATCGAACGCGGCTCCATATAGCGAGCATGTCTTCTTTTGTTCTTCAGTGGATAGAGACATCGCGACTTTTGAACTATCATCAGATTAACCTCACCCCACGATTTGCTTCACCACGCCCACGCTGTCCTGGAAGCTCTCTGCTTTCACATCGGCGCGTTGAAGCATGGTGAGGAGGAGGTTGCTCATGCGGGCGTCGCTGTCGATGGGGCGGCTGCAGAGCTGGTAGTGGCCTTGGGCGTTGGTGACGTCGTATTTCGCGATCTTGGGCAGGTTGAAATCGACGTGGGTGCCGTGCTTGTAGCCGAGGGCTTTGCCGCCGGCGATGATGGTGGGCAGGTTGGCGTTGCCGTGGCTGTGGCCGTAGGCCATGCCGCTGCCCCAGAGGACTTGCGTGGTGTCGAGCATGGAGGTGTCGCCCTCCTTTTGCGCTTTGAGTTGATCGAGGAGGTAGCTGAACTGCTCGATGAGGAAGGTGTCCGTTTGGGTGAGGCGGCGGAGCTGCTCGGGGTCGCCATTGTGATGGCTCAGGCCGTGGCGGGTCTGCGAGATGCCGATCTCGGGGATGCCGCTGGCGTGGGATTCGCTGCCGATCATGCAGGTGATGACGCGCGTGCTGTCGGTGCGCAGGGCCATGACCATGAGGTCGTAAAACAGGCGGTAGTATTCACCGGCTTCGGCGATGCTGAGCTTGCGCGTGAGTTTGGAGATCTCGCCGGGCGCGAGCTGCGGTTTGGCGATGTTCAGCCATTCGTCGGCGCGTTTGGTGCGCTCCTCGACCTGGCGGACGGCGGTGAGGTATTCGTCGAGCTTGTTCTGGTCTTCGCGGCCGAGCTTGTGGTTCACACGCTTCGCGTCGTCGGCGACGAGGTCAAGGATGCTGCCGCGGCGGCTGAGACGGCGGCGGATGGTCTCCTTGCTGTCTTTTTCGACGCCGAAGAGCATGTTGAAAATCTGCTGCGTGTTCCGCTCCGCAGGAATCTGGATGCCGTCCTTTGACCACGCGAGCGAGTGCCCTTCGATGGCGAGTTCGAGGGAGGAAAAGCGCGTGGAGACGCCCTGCACCTCGGCCATGAGCTGGTCGGCGGAGACGGTGTTGCGGAAGGCACCGCCATCGCCCGGCACGTTTGCGCCAGTGAGCCAGACCTTGTCGCAGTTGTGGTGCTTGCCGATGACCATCGGATGATGCAGCCCGCTGATCGGCGTGATGTCCGCACGATGTTTTTCCAGCGGCTTGAGCGGCGCAGTGAACTCGTAATCCGCGCCCGCCTTCTGAATCTGCCACGTCAGTGTGTTCACCCCGTTCGGGATGTAAAGAAACACGCTGCGCTTGGCCTGTGAAGCCGCCGGAGACAGCCCCATCGCATCGAGCAACGGCAGTGAAATGGATGCGCCAAGTCCGCGCAGCATCTGGCGGCGGCTGATCTGCCACTTGTTAAGATTGAGATTGCTCATGGGAGTGGGGATGGAGTTAGCGCTTCTGGAACAGGTTGGAACAAACGAATGCCTCGACGATGTCTCTCACGCGGTAGTCTTTCGACTTGCTGGCCGCGGCGATGGCTTTCAGCTCGCTGTGATCGTCAAAGGACATGCTGCGGCGGAGACCGTAGGTGGCGAGTTTTTCGATGAAGGTGACGTTGAAACGGTCGAGATCGGCGAGGAGGAGGTTTTTGAATTCGTCGGCAGTCTGGTAGGCGCGCCCGTCGGGCAGTTTGCCCACAGCGCTGACTTTTGGATTCGCGCCGATGCCATCGGTGACTTCTTCGGTGCGCCAGCGGCCGATGGCGTCGTAGTTTTCAAAAGCGAGGCCGAGCGGGTCGATCTTCGCATGGCAGGCGGCGCAGTTTTCATCGTGGATGTGCGCTTCTAGTTTCTGGCGCAGCGTGGCCTTCGGCGCGGCGGGATTCGTGGCGATGGGATCGACGTTCGCGGGCGGCGGTGGCGGTGATTTGCCAAAGATGGATTCCATCACCCACACACCGCGATGCACCGGGCGATGCCGCGTGCCGTCGCTGGTGAGCGAAAGAACTGACGCCTGTGTGAGCAGACCGCCGCGATGGCTTTCGGCAGTTAGCGAGACTTTGACGAACTCATCGCCTGCCACCTTGGCATCGGTGAGGCCGTAAAAGTCGGCGAGGCGGGCGTTCATCATGCTCCAGTCTGATTTGAGCAGATCGCGCAGCGTGTGGCCGCTCTGCACCACTTCGCGGAAGAAGGTCTGCGTCTCGCGGATCATGCTCTGCTCCAGATGATCGTCGTAGTCAGGGTAGATTTTCTTGTCCGGCGGGAACATGCCGACTTTACGCAGGCGCAGCCATTGATTGGCGAAGGAATCGGTGAATTGCGTGGCGCGCGGATCGGCCAGCATGCGGGCGACCTGTTTGGAAAGCTCGGCCTTGTCGTGCAGCTTGCCGTTTTCAGCCAAAGACAGAAGCGCCGCGTCCGGCATCGTGCTCCAGAGCAGGTAGGAAAGGCGGGAGGCCAGCTCCCAATCGTTCAGCATGTGGCGCTTGGCATTCGGATCGCCCTCGGTGAGAAAGAGGAAACTCTTCGCGCACAAAATGGATGCCATGCCGGCCTTCACCGCCTCGCGGAATTTTTCACCCGCGGCCAGTTCCGACTTCACGATGCCGACGAAGCCGTCGATCTCCTCGGGATTCACCGGCCGGCGGAAGGCCTTCTGCGCGAGCTTGGTGAAACAGGAACGAATCTCGTCCATGTCCTCCGTGGCGGGCATGTAGGCGGCGCGGACGCTTTGTTCTTCTTCCGTGATGATCGGCCCCTTCCACGAGATGGAGTCGAGAATGAGGAAAGGATAACGCGCATTGCCTTGCTCGTCGGTGAGCTTGATCTGCCACGGCAGGCGGCCGTCTTTGATGCTCACAAACGGCACGCCGCTCTGATGGCGGCCGGAGCGCGGCAGGTTTGAAGGACCGGGCACGTCATTATAGACCTCGATGTTCGGCCTGCCTTTGGGCAAATGCGCGCGGAAGGTCACCGTGACCGGCTTGTCCTCCGCCGCGACGATGTCCTGCTCGAAGAGCACGCGGTCGAGTTTCGACTCATAGACCTTCAATCGCGGTGCGCGGCCGTTCTTCGGCTTCAAACCGCTGAGCGTGTAGCTGATTTCATAAACACCGGCTTCGGGCAGCGGATCACGCAGCGCGGAGTAACGGAAGATGTCGCCCGGCCAGCAGTCGTAGCGCACTTTGTCCAGCAGGCCGAGTTCGCGCAGGCGCTCGCGATGGTGCTCGCTAATCTGCTCCTCGTAGAGAACGGGCTTGCTGCCACCGAACGGAGTGGGCGGCTTGGCAGGCTTTTTGTCCGGGATTTCCGGGTAAGCCTCGTTCAGCACCGTCTCGGCGGCGGCGAGGTATTTCTCAATGTTCGAGGGCGAAAGCGTCAAAACCGAGCCGATGCGCTCAAAGCCATGCCATTCCGGGTCTTCGAGGAAGGCGCCGGGATCATTCGCATCATACTGCACGCCGAGGAGATCACACACCGTGTTCACATACTCGTCTCGCGTCAGACGGTTGTAGCTCACGCGCCCACGCGCCGCCATGCGGGCTGATTCGCCCTCCTTCATCCGCGCGGAAATCCACTCGACCGTTTTTGCGCTCTCTTCCGCCGTAGGCTTCACTTTCTCCTTCTTCGGCGGCATCTCGCCGGAGTTGATGCGCTCCATCAGTTCCAGCCACTGCGGTGTGTCCTCGAATCCGATCTTGGGAGAGAGATTATCAATGCGGAAGTCACCCTTCTGCACATCCGCGTCGTGGCATTTGAGACAGTGCGTTTCCAAATAGGACTGCACCTTCGGGTCGAGCGCGGCGGCCCACGCTCCATGAGGAGCAAGCGTGAGAACGGTGACAAAGCAGGTGAAGAGGTGGCGGTCCAGCATCGGCGGGTCTCATTACGAACCAAGGCAGCGGATCATGCAGCACCCCCGAACTATCGGGGGGCGGGCTGCTCTGATGCTCACAAGCTCGCGCGGAGAGGGTGGGATTCGAACCCACGGTGAGAATTACCCCACGCCAGTTTTCAAGACTGGAGCCATAAACCACTCGACCACCTCTCCTGGTGCTGCGTTGCGGAGCGGCGATAGTACGCAACGGGCGGCGCTGTGCAAAGCGGAAGTTTGCGGGAGAATGGCGCAAGCTCGGGATTGATCGCGGCGGAGGCGGCGTGCATGATCGCAGCGCATGATTCATCCCACTGCTTTGATCGACCCGCGTGCGCAAATCGACCCTACGGCCGCAATTGGGCCGTACGTTGTGATCGACGGCGCGGCCGAGGTCGGCGCGGGTTGTAAAGTCGAGGCGCATGCGCAGCTCGTGGGGCATGTGGTGGTGGGGGAGGGGACGTGGATCGGGCGTGGGGCGGTGATCGGCGGGGAACCGCAGGATCTGGGGTTTGATCCCGCCACGGAGAGCAGCGTGGTTTTGGGCAAAAAGAATGTGATTCGCGAGCATGTGACGATTCATCGCGGCAGCAAGTCGGGAGGGGTGACGCGTATTGGCGATGAGAATTACCTCATGGCGACCTGTCACCTGGCGCATGACGTGGCGCTGGGGGACCGGAACATCCTGGCGAATGGCGTTTTGCTGGCCGGACATATTCATGTGGGGAGTCACACGTTCCTCGGCGGCGGGGCGGTGTTTCACCAGTTCCTGCGCATCGGGGATTACTGCGTGGTGCAGGGAAATGGAGCGTTCAGCAAGGACATACCGCACTACTGCTGCGGTGCGAGGCTTCTGAACCGGATCACGGGATTGAATGTGATCGGGTTGCGTCGCCAGGGGTTTAGCGCGGAGGACCGGGGGGCGATCAAGGAACTGTTTCAACTGCTGTTTTGCGGCGGGATGAACCTGAGTCAGGCGGTGGAACGGGCGTCGGCGAGGGAATGGCCCGAAAAGGCCCGGCGGCTGCTGGAATTCGTGCAGGCACCGAGCAAAAAAGGCATTTGCCCTGTGCGCCGTGGCCGGGGGGATGATTAAGGCGAAAAAAGTCCGGCTTTTTCTTGTCACCGGGACACCACTAGCCTATTGAAAAGGCTGTCATTGTCTGCCTCCGCAGGGCGATGTCCTCCCGTGCTATGAACTTTCCCAGATTTTGCGTGACGGCCTTTGTTTGCGTCCTGGCGGCAGCCGGGACGGCGGGCGGGCAATCCCTCCTCGACAGTCTCACGACTGATCTGAACATTCGCGGCCTGACGACCACGATGGACCCTGAAACAGGCATCGTCACCGTGACCGGAGACGTGAATATCGTGTATGGTGACGTTGAAATCCGCAGCGGCAGCGCCCAATACAACCAGACCACGGGCGAGGTGATCGCCCGAGATGGTGTGACGATCTGGCGTGCGGGAACGATTTATCGGGGGGATTCCATCACCTACAACTCCATCACGGGGGAGATGTCGGGTCAGAATGTGATTTCTGGCATGCCTGCTGGATCGGGCATGTTCATTTACAAGGCGGAGGATTTTAAATCAAAGAGCAAACTGGAGAACCAGATCGAAGCCACGGGAGTCACTCTCACTTCGCATGACATACAGAATCCAAATTTTCGTCTCGGAGCCAAGGACTTGACGGTCATCCCGGGTGAAAGCGCAGTCTTGCACAATGTGAAGGTTTATGGCGGGGACACGCCGTTTTTCTATCTGCCGAAGTTTTCGCAGTCCCTCCAGAGTGAGGTGGGCTACCGGATCAGTCCTGGTTATCAAAGCCGCTGGGGTGCCTTCCTGCTGACCCAGTATTCCTTCATCCACGGTGATCACACCCTGGCCAAGTACAAGTTTGACCTGCGCAGCAAGCGTGGCGTGGGCGGTGGCGTGGACTTCATTTCCCTGCGTCACATGCAGAACCAGCAGAACTTTGGCACGCTGAAGCTGTATGCGGTCGGTGACAGCTCTTCTTCAACGAATGTGTCAGGTGGCATACGCTACCCGGTGAATGAAAAGCGCTATCGGGTGAATTTTCAGCACCGCATATACCTCCCTGGCCCGGACGTGAGCACTTGGTATCTGGACTTCGACCTCAACAAGATCAGTGACATCCATTTTTACGAGGACTTCTTCTTCAACGACTTCCGCACCAATCGCGAGCCGGACAATCTGATATCCCTCGTTCATACCAACGAGGCCTACGTCGCCACCCTGATGGCGAAGTTCAAGATGAACAATTTCTACCGGACGACGACGCGTCTGCCTGAGATTTCCGTCGATTTTACCCGGAGGCCGCTGTGGCATTCGGGCATTTTCCATCAGGGCACCATCTCCGCCGGCCTTTACAACGAAGTGGTGGGCAAGCAGGAGCAGGCCGAACTGCTGCGGTTACAGACGCTTGGACTCGGTGGATTGCCGGGCGTGTTTGGCGATCCGCTGGGAACCGCCACCGCCTCTTATCTGAGCCTGGTTGGACGGCCAAGGGACGTCGGATTGACTGCGGCAGATGTCACACAAGGGCTGGGAGTTATTTCAAGCCGGCTGCAGGAACCGGACTTCGCCCGTTTTCACACATATCACGAATTGCTGTATCCCAAGACTTACATGGGCTGGCTGAATGTGACACCACGCATCGGCGCAGGCGTGACGAGCTATAGTAGCATTGATGGGAGCATCACCGGACTCCAGAATTTCACCCGTGGCATCGTTCATCTCGGTCTGGATGTCTCCTTCAAGCTCACCAAAACGTGGAGCGACATGCAGGTGGAATCTCTCGGCATCAACGGCCTCCGGCATGTGTTCCAGCCCTACCTGAACTACTCCTACCTGGATGCCAAACAAGACGCCGGACTGCCCGCCATCGACAGGCTTTCACCGACCACCCGGCCACGTTCGATCGACGTTTCTCTGTTCACCGCAGTGGACAGCCTGCGCTCATGGAATGTGGCACGCCTGGGCTTTCGCAATCTGTTGCAAACGAAGCGTGATTACATTACCAGCAGCGGCTATGGCAGCTTTCTCGAAACGCCCGAGGGTGGTGACAGCCAGACCTACACCCTGGCGGGCATGAACACCTATGTGGACGTGTTTGCCAAAGACCCGGAGTTTGGTCGAGACATCTCCAATTTCTACAATGAAATCTTCTGGCGGCCGGTGCCATGGATCACGGTGAAGTCCGATCTGCAACTACCCATCAGCAGCGGTATCGGCAGCTTTACCGAAATTAATAACAGCATAATCTGGCTGCCATCCAGATATACGTCCCTGGAGTTTGGGCACCAGTTCATCTCCGATCACCCGTTCTTCCGGGACAGCAGCCTGGTTTACACGCGGTTCTTCGCCCGGTTGACGGAAAATTACGGTTTCAACATGAACCACATCTACGAGGCGGACGACGGCACGCTGGAGTTCCAGAGCTACAATCTCTCACGTGACCTCAGCAGTTGGGTGGCCTCCATCGGCTTGATGGCCCGCGACAACCGCAACGGTGCCTCTGATATTGGCATCCTGCTCACCTTCTCACTCAAGGACTTCCCACAGTTCAATTTCGACCTGGACATCGACCCGAACCCCACCGGTCGCGGCGGCAAGCAGTAGCGGCGTTCCTGCCACATCAAAGTCATTCGCTATCGCTAACCAGCAGGGCTTGTGGGAGACAGTGCAAGTCTTCATGTCTCTTGCGGAAAGCCTTTTGGCCTGCCCCAAAGACAGATCAGTTCAATACCCATCGGATGGCCTCATGAGCGTCACCCATGAAGCACGCCGGGTTCTAAAGTAACTCGGGGTCTTGAGACGCCCAATTTCAATCGAGCCACATGACAGGTGACTTCGCGCGTCGCCTGACATTATTACTGATGCCATGCCTGTGCCAAAGGCCCGTGAGAACCGCTTGTTAGCAGACAAGAAAACTTGAGGTTCCCCGGCAACGGACATCACATCGCCCCACCGCTTTTGGCGAGGAAATTAAGCGCCAAGGTGGCGACGGCGAGGAGGAAAACTAACCAGGCGAGAGGCATGACGTGAGAAGGATTGAAATGGAAATTCGATCAGGTGCCTTGTCTTCAGGGAATCGGCAGCAGGGTGTCTTTGAACTTGTTGGTCCACACGCCAGTGATGGCGTTGCGGCTTTCCCAGCCCTGCTGGTTGGAGATAGGCACCATGATGGGGGATTCACCGGTCGGATCGGACTTCACGGCATCCGCCCCGAACATCTGAACCACCATGAGAACAGCGGAAAGCAGGAAGCAGATCACCGACAGCGGCACCAGGCCTGCCTCGGGATCCTTTTCCTCATAAAATTGCTCCGCGTCGGCAGCGGCACTGCGTTTTACGGGAGCGCTGGGCGGTGCGGAGATGGAAGGACGCTGCATGGCCTGGGTAGGCTGCAGTTTGACAGTCGCTTTCGGCAGCGGAGCCGTTGGGCCGCCGGTCATGGGGCCGGTGCCTGTTCCCGGAGCGCGTGGTCCGCCAGCCATGGGTTTTTGCAACGGAACGGTGGGGGCTCCGGTTTCGGTGCGCGGAGCTGGGGCGGCCGGATTTTGGCTGAGAGGGCGGGTGGCTGCCGGAAGGCCTGCCATGGGCGGTGCGGTGGGACGTGGTGCCGTCGGTGCGCCGGGTGGCTTGGGTGCC
Above is a genomic segment from Prosthecobacter sp. containing:
- a CDS encoding SWIM zinc finger family protein, with protein sequence MSWDYEEAQERKDRLEQEIAKRVKRGERLEALAVPSGSKKLCATFWGQAWCRNLESYQVYESRLPRGRSYLRQGKVYNLEIEPGKVCAEVAGAELYETSVIIQPLDAECWQEIVRKAAGQVGSMLDLLAGKLGDGLMKMLTDREDGLFPKPKEIRFNCSCPDFADMCKHVSAVLYGVGVLLDTKPELLFTLRGVDQADLLSNASNATITDLSANAGDLAGADLSALFGINLAAVEQPAEK
- a CDS encoding DUF1552 domain-containing protein encodes the protein MSNLNLNKWQISRRQMLRGLGASISLPLLDAMGLSPAASQAKRSVFLYIPNGVNTLTWQIQKAGADYEFTAPLKPLEKHRADITPISGLHHPMVIGKHHNCDKVWLTGANVPGDGGAFRNTVSADQLMAEVQGVSTRFSSLELAIEGHSLAWSKDGIQIPAERNTQQIFNMLFGVEKDSKETIRRRLSRRGSILDLVADDAKRVNHKLGREDQNKLDEYLTAVRQVEERTKRADEWLNIAKPQLAPGEISKLTRKLSIAEAGEYYRLFYDLMVMALRTDSTRVITCMIGSESHASGIPEIGISQTRHGLSHHNGDPEQLRRLTQTDTFLIEQFSYLLDQLKAQKEGDTSMLDTTQVLWGSGMAYGHSHGNANLPTIIAGGKALGYKHGTHVDFNLPKIAKYDVTNAQGHYQLCSRPIDSDARMSNLLLTMLQRADVKAESFQDSVGVVKQIVG
- a CDS encoding DUF1592 domain-containing protein translates to MLDRHLFTCFVTVLTLAPHGAWAAALDPKVQSYLETHCLKCHDADVQKGDFRIDNLSPKIGFEDTPQWLELMERINSGEMPPKKEKVKPTAEESAKTVEWISARMKEGESARMAARGRVSYNRLTRDEYVNTVCDLLGVQYDANDPGAFLEDPEWHGFERIGSVLTLSPSNIEKYLAAAETVLNEAYPEIPDKKPAKPPTPFGGSKPVLYEEQISEHHRERLRELGLLDKVRYDCWPGDIFRYSALRDPLPEAGVYEISYTLSGLKPKNGRAPRLKVYESKLDRVLFEQDIVAAEDKPVTVTFRAHLPKGRPNIEVYNDVPGPSNLPRSGRHQSGVPFVSIKDGRLPWQIKLTDEQGNARYPFLILDSISWKGPIITEEEQSVRAAYMPATEDMDEIRSCFTKLAQKAFRRPVNPEEIDGFVGIVKSELAAGEKFREAVKAGMASILCAKSFLFLTEGDPNAKRHMLNDWELASRLSYLLWSTMPDAALLSLAENGKLHDKAELSKQVARMLADPRATQFTDSFANQWLRLRKVGMFPPDKKIYPDYDDHLEQSMIRETQTFFREVVQSGHTLRDLLKSDWSMMNARLADFYGLTDAKVAGDEFVKVSLTAESHRGGLLTQASVLSLTSDGTRHRPVHRGVWVMESIFGKSPPPPPANVDPIATNPAAPKATLRQKLEAHIHDENCAACHAKIDPLGLAFENYDAIGRWRTEEVTDGIGANPKVSAVGKLPDGRAYQTADEFKNLLLADLDRFNVTFIEKLATYGLRRSMSFDDHSELKAIAAASKSKDYRVRDIVEAFVCSNLFQKR
- the lpxA gene encoding acyl-ACP--UDP-N-acetylglucosamine O-acyltransferase; translated protein: MIHPTALIDPRAQIDPTAAIGPYVVIDGAAEVGAGCKVEAHAQLVGHVVVGEGTWIGRGAVIGGEPQDLGFDPATESSVVLGKKNVIREHVTIHRGSKSGGVTRIGDENYLMATCHLAHDVALGDRNILANGVLLAGHIHVGSHTFLGGGAVFHQFLRIGDYCVVQGNGAFSKDIPHYCCGARLLNRITGLNVIGLRRQGFSAEDRGAIKELFQLLFCGGMNLSQAVERASAREWPEKARRLLEFVQAPSKKGICPVRRGRGDD
- the lptD gene encoding LPS assembly protein LptD, giving the protein MNFPRFCVTAFVCVLAAAGTAGGQSLLDSLTTDLNIRGLTTTMDPETGIVTVTGDVNIVYGDVEIRSGSAQYNQTTGEVIARDGVTIWRAGTIYRGDSITYNSITGEMSGQNVISGMPAGSGMFIYKAEDFKSKSKLENQIEATGVTLTSHDIQNPNFRLGAKDLTVIPGESAVLHNVKVYGGDTPFFYLPKFSQSLQSEVGYRISPGYQSRWGAFLLTQYSFIHGDHTLAKYKFDLRSKRGVGGGVDFISLRHMQNQQNFGTLKLYAVGDSSSSTNVSGGIRYPVNEKRYRVNFQHRIYLPGPDVSTWYLDFDLNKISDIHFYEDFFFNDFRTNREPDNLISLVHTNEAYVATLMAKFKMNNFYRTTTRLPEISVDFTRRPLWHSGIFHQGTISAGLYNEVVGKQEQAELLRLQTLGLGGLPGVFGDPLGTATASYLSLVGRPRDVGLTAADVTQGLGVISSRLQEPDFARFHTYHELLYPKTYMGWLNVTPRIGAGVTSYSSIDGSITGLQNFTRGIVHLGLDVSFKLTKTWSDMQVESLGINGLRHVFQPYLNYSYLDAKQDAGLPAIDRLSPTTRPRSIDVSLFTAVDSLRSWNVARLGFRNLLQTKRDYITSSGYGSFLETPEGGDSQTYTLAGMNTYVDVFAKDPEFGRDISNFYNEIFWRPVPWITVKSDLQLPISSGIGSFTEINNSIIWLPSRYTSLEFGHQFISDHPFFRDSSLVYTRFFARLTENYGFNMNHIYEADDGTLEFQSYNLSRDLSSWVASIGLMARDNRNGASDIGILLTFSLKDFPQFNFDLDIDPNPTGRGGKQ